Below is a genomic region from Hevea brasiliensis isolate MT/VB/25A 57/8 chromosome 3, ASM3005281v1, whole genome shotgun sequence.
TGTTGTAAAACATTTTAATCTCTCGACACCTACATCTCATTGATGATAGCAAGATAGAAACTAATTCCTAACAGATCAAGAGAAGGTTTAGATGATTGAACTCATTTTTTCTTCCCTTGACGTCATATGGATTCAGAGACCGAAACTGCACTTCCAAAGCAAAAAAACTATTATAAAAACAAATTTTCTTAATGGAAAACTGATTAACTTTCTTTTTAAGCTGTGTGGGCGTATTAGGTCGTGTGTATGGACCATACGCCTTGCCCGAAATAGGCGTTGCACGATCTTGATGTTTGCCTAGTCTTCAATTGAAAGCAATACCACTCTCAAGGGAATATCAATTCTCAAGCTATTGGGGACATAGGTCGTGGGAAGACTATGGGATCATCTCTTTCATTTCAGAAGCTGTTGTTCCGCGAGTCGTTAATTTCAAACACTGTTGGCGAGACCCAACAAAATAGCCCCATCCCTCTTACAATCTGATATCTGCAGGCTAAACCGAACCTTGTTCGACTTAACCCAACCTGAACGGACTTTCTTCACCCCTACTAGGGGGTGTCTCTCGCCGCCAACATCACCAGCTGGAGTACGAAACTCCATCAATGAACTGGAGTCCACAGAGTAATGGTGTTGTTATTCAACGGATAGTGCTTCCACGTCCACGCTAAAAAGCTCTGGTCATTGGTCTCCAAGGGTATAAGACTTGTGTTGCAAAAAGTACCTTGAACAATTaatcatcaaaactctaaaaAATCGAGATTCTTGGCAAATATCTTGTAGCCTATCCCCTaatttctaaaaaataaaaacttgCCAAAGCAAAGTATAAATAAAAACTTTATTTCTCAGTTTAATCAAAGCATATAAAGCTTATTACTgaattattcaaaaaaaaaaaaaaagcctattACTGTAGAAATACAAAACGGCAATATAAACTATTACTCCCAAAGGCATTATAAAATCCAAATAGCATAGACTAAAGTTCTCATAGTACAAATAACACATCCATTTCAAAGTGGCCACAATGTAACATTTCCTTGTTAACACTTGATTTCTTTGAGCCCGTATGCAAAGTACAGAAAGGTTGGATCAGTAGCACCTTCCTTGTAGTATGCAAATACCAGGCTGCCATCATCATGCATGCTCTCGCCCACAAAGCTGCAATAAAAGCTCAACATAGTCAGAATAGCCATTAACCAGGACAATTAAATGGTAGATCAGAATTCTCAAAAGAAGTTGCAACtgaactctctctctcttttttcttttatttattattaatactatTATTATTTGAGAAGTGTAAAGGTGATAGTACAATTGGAGGTCACTGAGCTTCGAAAGCAGGAACTTGGTAGCTCCTTCAATGTGCTTCTTGAATAACTCCTGTTTCTCTGGCTCCAATTTGGGTGTCAGCAATTTGATGTACCTCTTCATGAAGGTGACAAACTGCTTCTTGTCAAAAGCTGGTTGCTCCTGTGAATAACATGAAATAATTTCAGCCACCATGCAAAGGATAATTATATTAGTAAAGACATCAAAAGGCTAAGGTAGCTCACTAACCTGAAGCCTGAATGTATCAACAATATCAACAACCTTGACAGCTTGGTCATcaacaccttcatcttcttccccACCTTCAGCAGAAGGGTTAGCACCAATATCTACATCAATTGCTCCCTGAACAACCCACTGAAGCGCCCAAACCATGTAAAATCGTAATTTTGTTTCAACACATTGCATTACTGGGAATTAATATACCCAAAAGCTATTCCAATTTGAAAAACTCTTTTTCGGGTGGTAGGGGTGTGCTTGGGATTGATtatgcaataaaaaaaaaaaatagcatcaTCAAGAAATAATAAGAAAGTGCTAACCTTCCCCTCAACTTCCCATAACATCCCATTCTCGATTTCCTTGTATGGGAATGAGTCGGATAGAAGCTCATCATCTGAAATTCAACAACCAAATTGAGCTTTTCCGATCACAACACACACATATACACATTAACCAATGCTATCACTTATTTAAAACAAACCTCATGTTCAAAGAAATTGCAACCATCTTCTCCATCAATTGCtcacaaaatttaacaattagACCAACACCAACCCTTTTCTCAAAaacccaaagaaaaaaaaaatcccaattgTCGATACAtcacaaatttaatttacaagaAAACAGAGTACATGCGTAATTAAATTATAGTAGTATGCACAAATCCTCGTACACTgagatgagatttaaagcttagaaaaagggattttttttttttgaaggaacGATTTATCTGGCTAAAAGAAACTAATTCTCCACAACGCAAGCATAACCGGAATTAGAGACCTCTAATCAACTATGTATCTTCACACTAAAACAATCAAACGCCCAGCCAAAGCACCAGAAAACAACCAAACACAACGAAATTAAAACCAAAATTAAacgccataaaaaaaaaaaaagaaaaacttctTTACCTGTTAGAAGATCCTGATACACAAGCATGATTAGCTCTTTGTTTCTGGCTCTGTAAAAGAACTATATTGGCTAACTAGCAAAAGAAAAGGCAATTAACCAAGAAAAAAGGAACAAAATTCGAAAGAGCTTGAGCGAATATAGGGAGCTTGAGGTGCCGAGTTTTTATAGTAGAAGAAGTTAATGCAAACAAGGAGACGACACGAGATATAATTTCTGAAATTGCAAAATTAGCCATAAATTTTCCTTGAAATTCCCTCCAACAGTAAGTGGATAAAaggaaaatttttgtaaaaaaactttaatttagttgtaataaaataattttaaaaatttcaagtgaaattaaataaaaattaaaaattacagtgattcaaaatttgaatttatttaagaaaaataatctcctttttttgtaaaattttaattcttattttttatgaaaatacaaAAAATACATATTCaattattaataacaaaaatgttttcaaacaaaaaataaataataattcatattttaattttataataattatataattatgaaaattttatgcataatttttataattattatataataaaattacaaaataaaGAATATTTTTAAGGCAACActgtaattttatatttatataaattaaatgtaacataataaaatatatatcatttcatttatttttatctatcgtattttaattttttatttaaaattatttattatattttaataatataaatattttatttaatttaaattttttattttttgtaaagtaaaataaattattttttttttatactttatGTGAATTTGAAGTTTCATAATTAAATTACTATCAATTAAATAAGGTTATAATTTATgaactttaatttaataatattataattattttaaaactatGAACTTTTGAATTTGACTCCCTTTTAAATTCATAtaggttaaaaaaaaaatcatgaaatttagaTTTAGATAAGAAGAGAAGCACAGGACATGAGTGCAACTGTGGGACCACGCGGCAAGTGGACCgtgaagaagaagataaataataataatttaaaggaGCAAATAGCCAAGAATATCCATTGCATGCAGACATATTCTTTTTTTGGTGGGAGTGGAAATATAATAAAATCCTATTACTACTTTTACTTCGACCTTCTCATCACCAATTTTTTACCTAATTGCTATTTTATAAACATTGTTTTTCTCCTCATGATTTAAAagagtttgatttaatttataagttaattaaatttatttataaatataaaatttatttatttattttataaattaaaaaaatatttaaaataagtaataaattatagataaaacccttatttataatttatttatttatattaaaattatttttaattaaataaaatattatattcttataataaattttaaaaatagtaataatattttcattttaataaCTGTAATactcaattatatatttttttattattttaataaataaattactttttaatattttttaattaaatatttaaactatttaaaaattaattttaactaattttattaaataattaattatatattattaaattaatttatacattaaaaatatattttaagtcaaaagttaaaaataaataattaaatttaatactcTCTTGCTACTTTCTCAAGTTAGGATGAATGAGATGGTTGATGGAAAAATGATCAATTTAATTTAACTATATCACGAGAATGAATTAGCATAAAtagtaattaaatttatttttaaatcatcGATTGCAATTTTAGACAATATCAAAATTAAATGAGAAATTAGACTAATTAAAAatgttactattttttttttataaagttagagattaattaatgtaacacccctaattttttaatttattattttttgagtaaatattaatattttattttatttaaattttaggaaattatttgaaatttttcagattttaaaaatcggatttgatctttcgaaaatataaaattttgatgatttttaaaaattaatttaaagaccacgtggcaaaactaaaaatatatttgaactctatgaatttttttgagttttctagaatttttttgaaatttttgggcctcgttttcggtccaaaggcatagtaaaaattcaaaattttatatcctgaatcagaccgatcaaatcgaaccgaaccggatggaaccgatcgaatcggaccggtcatttctttttcttcttccttccgcGCGCGCGCGCCCTAcattccctctttctctctcgttttctctctcatctcttctccTCTCGCCGCGCCGCCTCCGCCCTAGCCTTTCCAGCTCCCCGGCGTGCCACCCCAGCCAGTCCCTCTCGCCGGCCATCGCCTGAGGTGCTAAAAAAACACGCCCGAAGACACTTCAATGCCCAGCGCGTCGTTTCGTCTTCCCGAGCCGATTTCGGCCACCAATtgaaccgggtcttgtgtcaaaccttTTCTATACCTCGatagcttttcatagacaccaagaacaccaaaatctattgagcggtttgcccaatttttgttcggaaagttttagcccatttcgacttttggactaaatttctcgcaaatcgtgaatcccacgagaaaaccgagagtaccggagtgctccactcgtcaagagcttcgcggcaatatcaatttcaaaattttctgacaccgtttttttAATGGGTCTCACGAAATtttgtagtattttttcgagtactaaatgagcttggaaaattccgtaaaaattatatactaaccctcgtgttgtgggcttcgtgtagataccttcaattcacggaaatttaACGGTTGCCCTGGTTTGTAAATTTTGAGCCggacagacaggctaccgaaaaagtcttggaattaagTCGAGATTTTGACTACCCtatcattg
It encodes:
- the LOC110639286 gene encoding translationally-controlled tumor protein homolog, whose product is MLVYQDLLTDDELLSDSFPYKEIENGMLWEVEGKWVVQGAIDVDIGANPSAEGGEEDEGVDDQAVKVVDIVDTFRLQEQPAFDKKQFVTFMKRYIKLLTPKLEPEKQELFKKHIEGATKFLLSKLSDLQFFVGESMHDDGSLVFAYYKEGATDPTFLYFAYGLKEIKC